One segment of Ricinus communis isolate WT05 ecotype wild-type chromosome 8, ASM1957865v1, whole genome shotgun sequence DNA contains the following:
- the LOC8286582 gene encoding uncharacterized protein LOC8286582: MKDGPDHTPSFKSNVIVNGLSFDSHFPSSSSKLSQNEAAKLLSSTSLLHLQMCNVSTKASWRTLLTGKILNCHFTRAQLRDHLMLFASRLQSQEYHRTRVFLFWIRTTYLPSEMFAMSKRSTQYFSATMLTNESLKSDMQQNVKHGDESLLSSIIIHEEYSAESNEVVNLEETIAASLKIGPEDSMLSHSSVSYMQRICETAPTLFKEGSMSSDIATMESDSHLLSSNTNMGKPEAPESYLLCERVRMYPSYPNIDFPKGITVLPITDNIWVAVNLEFPNEQGH; this comes from the exons ATGAAAGATGGCCCTGACCATACTCCTTCCTTCAAGTCAAATGTTATTGTCAATGGCCTCTCCTTTGATTCTCATTTTCCTTCTAGTTCCTCTAAGCTATCTCAAAATGAAGCAGCCAAACTGCTATCCTCCACTTCACTTCTTCACCTCCAa ATGTGCAATGTCAGTACAAAAGCCAGCTGGAGGACTTTGCTCACTGGAAAGATTTTGAATTGCCATTTTACTCGAGCACAACTGAGGGACCATCTGATGCTCTTTGCTTCAAGGCTACAGTCCCAGGAATATCATAGAACCAGAgtgtttcttttttggatTAGAACGACTTACCTTCCTTCAGAAATGT TTGCAATGAGTAAAAGAAGCACACAGTATTTTTCTGCTACGATGTTAACCAACGAATCTCTCAAGTCTGATATGCAACAAAATGTCAAACACGGTGATGAATCCTTGTTGTCTTCTATCATTATACATGAAGAATATTCTGCAGAAAGTAATG AAGTAGTAAATCTGGAAGAAACAATAGCAGCCAGTCTCAAGATTGGCCCTGAAGATTCCATGCTGTCACATTCATCAGTATCCTATATGCAGAGAATATGTGAAACTGCTCCTACCCTATTCAAAGAAGGCTCAATGTCTTCTGATATCGCGACAATGGAAAGCGATTCCCATCTCTTAAGTTCAAATACAAACATGGGAAAGCCTGAAGCTCCAGAGAGTTACTTGCTTTGTGAAAGGGTCAGGATGTATCCAAGTTATCCCAACATTGATTTCCCGAAGGGCATTACAGTGCTGCCAATTACAGATAACATATGGGTAGCTGTGAATTTGGAGTTTCCAAATGAGCAAGGTCACTAA